The stretch of DNA AATCGAAGAGGAAGCAATTAGACTGAAAGCAATAATAAGAAATAACGAAAAACACGCCAAGAGTACTACAGGGGTAAATGCCGGAAAAAGCAATATAGCATTCAAATGCAATTTCTGCGATGGCGGGAAGAGTGATGAAACAGTCGGTTTCAACGGCGTGTGCAGTGATGAAACAATCAAATATAATATAGATAATGCCAAGCACGTTTGGTGTAGTGGAACGGAATCAAAATGCAAAAAGTATATTAACGGTGAAATGACAAGGGAAGAATTGGATGCTGCAGGCAATACGGATGAGTATGTATGCTATGAAAGCCAGATGCTAAGAGTATGGCGAGCCTATGCAGGAATAGTTCAAATCGGGAAGAAAAAAGGAACGCCTATGACTTTGAAGAATGTTAGGTCAAACAGTTTGGCTCTTCTTACAACAAGGCTTCCCAATGCCAAAGATAAAGAACGGTTTATATTTGCAGCTTTCCTGGTTAAGGATAATTACGAAGGCGACGGCATGGAAGAGGGATATGTGGAGGCGGACGAAAAATATAGAATCCAATTATCCCTTGAAGAAGCAAAGATTTTGAAGTTTTGGGATTACTATTTTAATCCGAATAAGCCTGAGAGAACGGTTTTCGGAAGTGGTTTGCATAGGTATCTAACGGATGTTCAAGCCGCTCAAATACTTAGTCGAATATCCATAATTAAGAGTGGGACTAAAGAAGAAAAAATTTCGAAGGAATTCTACGAATACTATTGTAAGATAAAAGGTCTGAATGCGGATGATATTGCTGAACCAAATGGCGCTCTTAAAAGAATTGGGCGTGAAATATAGAAGCACGGCAGAAGAACGGACGGGGTTAGTGCTTTAAGCCAGGGAATGAATAATTATTAATCGGATATAATCAAAAAAATAGTTTGATATGATAATGGAGGTAATTGAATGGCAAAAAAGAACTCTATACCAGTTTATTTGCAAGTTGCAGTAGATGTAGCAGGCAGGATTTCAAGGAAAGAGTTAATAATTGGCCAAAAGTTGAGTGGAAGAACAATTTTGGCCGGTGAATACAATGTATCGCCGGAAACGATACGTAAGGCTATGAAGTTATTATCTGATGTTAATATTGTTGAAGTTAAATATGGCAATGGAGTGCATGTGCTTTCTATTGACCGGGCAGAAGAATTTATTGAACAATACAGAATTAAAGCCAGTGTCAATGAGTTAAAAGAGGAATTGTTAGAACTTATGGAACAAAGAGACTTGATTGAGAATAAGATGAATGAAACAATGAATTCAATTGTAGATTATACCAGTCGTTTCAAGAACAGTGACCATATTTCGGTGAATGAATATTATTTAAATTATGGCGAATCAATCATTGAAAAAACCTTGATGGAATTAGATTTGAAGAATAATACCGGTGCAACCATTGTTGGCATTAAGAGAGATGGGATAACTATATTATCACCCGATGACGAGGAAGTTATTCGATCGAAAGATAAGTTGCTATATGTGGGCATTCCAAATTCGAGTGTTAAGCTTGGAGAATATTTGCGAATTGTTTATGGTATTTAAATAATTGTGAACCTCCCATGATTTTAGTCAT from Peptostreptococcaceae bacterium encodes:
- a CDS encoding GntR family transcriptional regulator, whose product is MAKKNSIPVYLQVAVDVAGRISRKELIIGQKLSGRTILAGEYNVSPETIRKAMKLLSDVNIVEVKYGNGVHVLSIDRAEEFIEQYRIKASVNELKEELLELMEQRDLIENKMNETMNSIVDYTSRFKNSDHISVNEYYLNYGESIIEKTLMELDLKNNTGATIVGIKRDGITILSPDDEEVIRSKDKLLYVGIPNSSVKLGEYLRIVYGI